A region of Acidobacteriota bacterium DNA encodes the following proteins:
- a CDS encoding UpxY family transcription antiterminator, with amino-acid sequence MDIELRSQPRAWFALYTRHRHERTVARFLDKEGVEVFLPVYEARHRWRDRVKELSLPLFPNYLFVFSGFDERNTILRTPGVYDFVRQAGRASPIPEDEIAAVRKTVKNGLSVEPHPFLNIGDRVRSKSGPLRGLEGILVRKNGHYHLVVSVELLGRSLAVEVDAADFERVNGSSPFRCEAASS; translated from the coding sequence TGGATATTGAGTTGAGAAGTCAGCCTCGTGCCTGGTTTGCGCTCTATACACGGCACCGTCATGAGAGGACGGTAGCCCGGTTTCTCGACAAGGAGGGGGTGGAAGTATTTCTCCCCGTTTATGAAGCTCGACACCGATGGCGAGACCGGGTCAAGGAACTTTCTCTGCCGTTGTTTCCCAATTATCTATTCGTTTTCTCCGGTTTTGATGAGCGCAATACGATTCTCCGAACTCCCGGGGTTTATGATTTTGTGCGGCAAGCGGGCCGGGCCTCCCCAATACCGGAGGACGAGATCGCGGCTGTCCGGAAAACCGTGAAGAACGGGCTCTCCGTCGAGCCCCATCCCTTTCTGAATATCGGCGACCGGGTACGGAGCAAATCCGGACCGCTCAGAGGCCTGGAAGGAATCCTGGTCCGGAAGAATGGCCACTATCATCTGGTTGTTTCAGTCGAACTTCTTGGGAGGTCGCTTGCGGTGGAAGTTGATGCCGCCGACTTCGAGCGGGTAAACGGAAGC